A region from the Triticum urartu cultivar G1812 chromosome 1, Tu2.1, whole genome shotgun sequence genome encodes:
- the LOC125547946 gene encoding defensin-like protein CAL1 — protein MALSRRMAASALLLLVLLVATEMGTTTTKVAEARDCLSQSFKFKGACLSSSNCAAVCRTEKFPDGECHRQHLERKCFCKRPC, from the exons ATGGCGCTCTCTCGTCGCATGGCCGCGTCCGCCCTCCTCCTGCTGGTCCTCCTCGTCGCCACAG AGATGGGGACGACGACGACCAAGGTGGCGGAGGCGCGGGACTGCCTGTCGCAGAGCTTCAAGTTCAAGGGTGCGTGTCTCAGCAGCAGCAACTGCGCCGCCGTCTGCCGCACCGAGAAGTTCCCTGACGGCGAGTGCCACAGGCAGCACTTGGAGCGCAAGTGCTTCTGCAAGAGGCCCTGCTAG